The window CCAGGCGCCTCAGCTACCGCGTATGGGTGTCTCGCATCTCTCACAGCAGCATAAGAGGAAAAAAACATGAGCCATGGCGAGGAGCAGCAGGAagggcagagatggagacggaaGGGGATCTCATTTTGGGGAAAATGGTAGGGATGGGTGGTTCACGTGTGTCTACTTGAGATAAAGAAAGGGCGGTGGGTGGGTCCAACGGTTGAAAATAATCCTTTTCTTATAAATAAAAATTAGTGAGTTGTGTAACCAGCCAGTTGAAAATAATCCTTTTCcttataaataaaaagaaaacacacTCCATCATCTCCCCCACTCGCCAAaccaaatattccattagtttcaaaatataaggtgtattaggttTTTAAAGATTCCAATTTATCTAACTTTGACAAAGTTCAGACGCAAAAATATCGACATCTACAATACTAATTAAATAAAAAtatgaaaattcatttcatgatgaatctagtgataccGATTTGATATTACAGATATAGATTTATTTCTGTACAAATTTGGTCAGTAAAGAGGTTTGGCttttcaaatactccctccgtcccatattgtaagacgttttttgagattagtgtagtgtcaaaaaacatcttacattatgggaagAGGGAGTAACTAATACACCGTGCTTTTCAAAGTTTAGATGCAAAATGTCTATCATCAATATCTGCGATGGTGATGTGTTCATTATTTACAAAATCAACGGCCGGATGTTCCTGATTTTACTATTTTCAGTATAAATTTTGTTGCTACTTTTACTCTCCAGTGTCAACACGTGAAAATGGCGTAAAGATTTTTCTTCAGTTACTTCAGGACACATGTGCGCAGAGCCACTTCACACTTCTGAAGAAAAAGAGagccaccggcggcggcggcggcggcggcgggcatacGGGAGCAGCGGTCCACTCTGGCGTCCGGGTGGCAGCGCACGCAAGGAGGCTCGTCTCGTCTTCCTCAGCGCCGGGGCCGAGGCAGGCGGCAGCGAGCGGCGGAGATCTTGTCCTCGCCCCCCTCAGCGCTGTCCAAAAGTTGACCAGATCGCCGGCAGCAACATCTACAGCAGATTGCAGCTGCAGCTAGATGGTGAGCATCGGCGAGCTGCGCCGTCGACCATACATCGTGCTCCTCTTCCTAACTCTGCTTTCTTTCTTCCTAATCCCAGGTCCACGCCCAGGCTGCGCCGGTGCGGTAGGGGGTGAGCGGCGGCGTCCTCCTCTGCCATTGCCCGATTCTTccaaatccgaggtggggctgtgaGCCGCCGCCGTCGGCAGGCGCATCTTGGAGCAGAACATCAAGGCTCGGTACCACGCCAGAGACATTGGCACCGAGGATGCACTCCACCTGTTTGACGAATTGCTCCCGTATGCTGGGCGCTCCTCCATCCATGCCATCAACTGCCTCCTCACCGTTGTCGGCCGTGATTGCCCTGCGCTCGGCGTCTCCCTCTTCAACCGCATCGCAAGGTCCAAGGTGGCACCCTGCAGTATCACCTATGCCATTCTGGTCGACTGCTGCTGCCGCGCTGGCCGCCAGGACCTTGGACACACTGCCATGGGACAGGTCATCAAGATGGGATTTCTTGCAGATGCTATGATCACTTTCAGCCACCTACTAAAGGCCATCTGTGCGGAGAACAAGACCAGCTATGCAATGGACATCCTACTCTGAATAATGCCCATGTTTAACTGCGTACCGGATGTCATCTCCTACAACATTCTTTTCAAGGGTCTCTGCAACGAGAAGAGAAGCCAAGAGGCTCTCGAGCTGATTCAGGTGACGGTTGAGCATGGAGGTGGCTGCCAACCTGATGTGGTGTCCTatagcaccgtaattgatggcttGTTGAAAGAGGGTGAGGTGAACAAGGCTTACAGCCTATTTTGTCAAATGTTACAAAGGGGAATTTCACCGGATGTTGTGACCTGTAGTTCAATTATTTCTGGCATGTGCAAGCTTCAAGCGATGGACAAGGCTGAGGAGGTTCTTCAACAGATGCTTGATAGAGGAATTCTGCCAAATGTTGCTACATATACTAGTCTAATACATGGATATTATTCATTAGGACAGTGCAAGGAGGTGGATCGGATTTTCAAAGAAATGTCTAGAAATGGTGTTCAACCAGATATTGTAACTTATAATATACAGATGGATTATCTTTGCAAGAATGGAAGATGCGCAGAAGCTAGGAAATTTTTTGATTCCATGATCAGTTTGGGCCAAAAACCGACTGTTACTACCTACAACATTCTGCTTCATGGGTATGCTATGGAAAGATCTTTTCATGATATGAATTGTCTCATTGAGTTGATGGATGATAATGGTATTTCACCAGATCATTATGGCTACAACATactcatatctgcatatgctaaagAAGAAACGGTTGGTGAGGTATTGCATATATTTACAAAAATGCGGCAGCAAGGATTGAACCCTAATGTTGTGAACTATGGAGCGGTAATAAACTTGCTTTCTAGTATTGGCCGAATGGATGATGCTATGTCCCAATTCAATCAAATGATAACTGAAGGGTTAGCTCCTGATATCATAGTTTTCACCCCCCTTATTAGTGGTTTCTGTTCTTGTGGCAAATGGGAGAAGGTTCATGAACTATTTTCTGAGATGTTGGATCGCGGCATCTGTCCCAACACAGTGTTCTTCACCACTATTATGGACCGCCTTTGCAAAAATGGAAGGGTTATGGAAGCCCAAGATCTCTTCGACCTGATGGTACACATGGGTGTGAAGCCTGATGTGTGGACTTATAACACACTGATAGGTGGATACTTGTTCATTGGTAAGATGGATGAAGTGTGGAAGTTACTTGACAATATGGTCTCAATTGGCTTGAAACCAGATGTTATCACATATAGCATACTGATTGATGGTTACTCTAAGAATGGAAGGATAGATGATGCATTGGTTGTTTCTAGGGAAATGTTGGCCGGGAAGGTTAAGCCTTGTGTTATCACTTTTAATATTATGATTGGTGCATTGCTTAAATGTGGCAGGAAGGCAGAATCCAAAGATTTGTTTGACGGTATCTGGGCCAATGGATTAGTGCCCGATGTTATTACATATAGCTTAATGATACAAAAATTTATTGAAGAAGGTTCTCTAGAAGAGTCTGATGATCTATTCCTTTCTATGGA is drawn from Triticum dicoccoides isolate Atlit2015 ecotype Zavitan chromosome 6B, WEW_v2.0, whole genome shotgun sequence and contains these coding sequences:
- the LOC119326403 gene encoding protein Rf1, mitochondrial-like: MPMFNCVPDVISYNILFKGLCNEKRSQEALELIQVTVEHGGGCQPDVVSYSTVIDGLLKEGEVNKAYSLFCQMLQRGISPDVVTCSSIISGMCKLQAMDKAEEVLQQMLDRGILPNVATYTSLIHGYYSLGQCKEVDRIFKEMSRNGVQPDIVTYNIQMDYLCKNGRCAEARKFFDSMISLGQKPTVTTYNILLHGYAMERSFHDMNCLIELMDDNGISPDHYGYNILISAYAKEETVGEVLHIFTKMRQQGLNPNVVNYGAVINLLSSIGRMDDAMSQFNQMITEGLAPDIIVFTPLISGFCSCGKWEKVHELFSEMLDRGICPNTVFFTTIMDRLCKNGRVMEAQDLFDLMVHMGVKPDVWTYNTLIGGYLFIGKMDEVWKLLDNMVSIGLKPDVITYSILIDGYSKNGRIDDALVVSREMLAGKVKPCVITFNIMIGALLKCGRKAESKDLFDGIWANGLVPDVITYSLMIQKFIEEGSLEESDDLFLSMEKNGCVADSHMLNAIVRSLLRKGEVPRAGTYLSKIDERRFTFEASTASLLAAVASGGKGQEYKESLPEKYHYFL